One Gemmatimonadaceae bacterium DNA window includes the following coding sequences:
- a CDS encoding ATP-dependent Clp protease ATP-binding subunit, with amino-acid sequence MDEGELDRPITGALGRYTRDLTRDARDGRLESVRCRDEEVARVIDILLRQGKNNPALVGPAGVGKTAIAEALAQRLVGGDVPLALRSTRLLALDHVSLLAGSTYRGQYEERIRALVNETSSDPDVVLFVDELHNLIGQGTAIGVAMDAANMLKPSLVRGDFRVIGATTDEEYDRWIRGDPALERRFQRVLVRELTTEETFEVLRARLERLERHHNVVIADDAIRASVELTDVHMLDRRRPDRAIDVLDEACAHAQAVTRYSPRAEAMVLRRRELLRERRDRRAGHASAERRARADRRDPSPGAAWESRGAAPGGSASDSSLGSGDDFESLARGGLEALQRFGAELESIFTASPASVAREARGEQDAREAREAREMREASESGAEGGSGESGRANANQAIATSIAEGAADAIPAATSGSTAGATAAATASAAASATAGATPAAPPRASSLAVLEVELRSLLIEDGVVVRGLDVARVVALATGHTVRWSE; translated from the coding sequence ATGGACGAGGGGGAACTCGACCGCCCCATCACCGGGGCGCTGGGGCGATACACGCGCGACCTCACGCGCGACGCGCGCGACGGGCGGCTGGAGTCGGTGCGCTGCCGCGACGAGGAGGTGGCGCGTGTCATCGACATCCTGCTGCGCCAGGGGAAGAACAACCCGGCGCTCGTGGGCCCCGCCGGCGTGGGGAAGACGGCAATTGCCGAAGCGCTCGCGCAGCGTCTCGTTGGGGGTGATGTCCCGCTGGCGTTGCGCTCGACGCGCCTCCTCGCCCTCGACCACGTCTCGCTCCTCGCCGGCTCCACGTATCGCGGGCAGTACGAGGAGCGCATTCGCGCCCTGGTGAACGAGACGTCGTCAGACCCCGACGTCGTCCTCTTCGTCGACGAGCTGCACAACCTGATTGGACAGGGAACGGCGATTGGCGTGGCGATGGATGCGGCCAACATGCTCAAGCCGTCGCTGGTGCGCGGCGACTTTCGCGTGATTGGCGCAACGACCGACGAGGAGTACGATCGCTGGATCCGCGGCGACCCGGCGCTGGAGCGTCGCTTCCAGCGCGTCCTCGTGCGCGAGCTGACCACCGAGGAGACGTTCGAGGTCCTGCGTGCGCGCCTGGAGCGCCTGGAGCGGCATCATAACGTGGTCATCGCCGACGATGCCATTCGCGCGTCGGTGGAGCTGACCGACGTCCACATGCTCGACCGCCGCCGCCCAGATCGCGCCATCGACGTGCTGGACGAGGCGTGTGCGCATGCGCAGGCGGTGACGCGCTATTCGCCGCGCGCGGAGGCCATGGTCCTGCGCCGGCGCGAGCTGCTGCGCGAGCGGCGCGATCGCCGTGCTGGCCACGCGTCGGCGGAGCGTCGTGCGCGTGCCGACCGGCGCGATCCCTCGCCCGGCGCGGCGTGGGAGAGTCGCGGCGCCGCCCCCGGTGGCAGTGCCAGTGACTCCTCGTTAGGATCAGGAGACGACTTCGAGAGCCTTGCACGCGGCGGCCTCGAGGCGCTGCAACGCTTCGGGGCGGAGTTGGAATCGATCTTCACCGCCTCGCCCGCATCGGTCGCTCGTGAGGCGCGCGGCGAGCAGGATGCGCGTGAGGCGCGTGAGGCGCGTGAGATGCGTGAGGCGAGCGAGAGCGGCGCGGAAGGCGGGAGCGGCGAGAGCGGGCGTGCGAACGCCAATCAGGCCATCGCGACTTCCATCGCGGAGGGGGCGGCCGATGCGATCCCGGCGGCAACCAGCGGCTCAACCGCTGGCGCGACTGCTGCCGCGACCGCAAGCGCGGCTGCAAGTGCGACTGCTGGCGCGACACCCGCGGCGCCCCCGCGCGCGTCCAGCCTCGCGGTTCTCGAAGTGGAGTTGCGGTCGTTGCTGATCGAGGATGGTGTGGTGGTGCGGGGGCTCGATGTCGCCCGGGTAGTCGCCCTGGCGACGGGACACACGGTACGATGGAGCGAGTGA
- a CDS encoding prepilin peptidase → MIDAFLGTFAFALGACVGSFLNVCIGRWPHDQSVVAPRSRCPRCAHQIAWYDNIPIVSWLILLRGKCRGCALPISVQYPVVEVVVGLIWLLAAFHFGPTFTALRVAVFATIMLGIAVTDALHYLIPDGFTVSGLVFVMATSIVAAFRAEPSPFALPYDALIGACAGAGAVAIVGWLGEVVLKKEAMGFGDVTLMTVVGAAVGPSRALLVIFIGAALGALAFVGVVYPVMKLRGAPRGEQLEMGIEAPAAELPLVPFGVFLAPAAVVVLVWGESLVSWYLSRFLGV, encoded by the coding sequence GTGATCGACGCCTTCCTCGGCACCTTCGCTTTCGCCCTCGGCGCGTGCGTCGGATCGTTCCTCAACGTCTGCATCGGGCGGTGGCCGCACGACCAGTCGGTCGTCGCGCCGCGCTCGCGCTGCCCGCGCTGTGCGCACCAGATCGCGTGGTACGACAACATCCCCATCGTCAGTTGGCTCATCCTGTTGCGCGGGAAGTGCCGCGGGTGCGCGCTCCCCATTTCCGTGCAGTACCCGGTCGTCGAGGTGGTCGTCGGACTCATCTGGCTCCTCGCCGCCTTCCACTTCGGCCCCACCTTCACTGCGCTGCGCGTCGCCGTCTTCGCGACCATCATGCTGGGGATCGCCGTCACCGACGCCCTGCACTATCTCATCCCCGACGGTTTCACGGTGAGCGGGCTGGTCTTCGTGATGGCCACGTCCATCGTCGCCGCCTTCCGCGCTGAACCTTCTCCCTTCGCCCTTCCGTACGATGCGCTCATCGGGGCGTGCGCCGGCGCCGGCGCCGTCGCCATCGTGGGGTGGCTGGGCGAAGTGGTCCTCAAGAAGGAAGCGATGGGCTTTGGCGACGTGACGTTGATGACGGTCGTGGGGGCGGCGGTGGGACCATCGCGCGCCCTCCTCGTCATCTTCATCGGCGCGGCGTTAGGCGCGCTGGCCTTTGTCGGCGTCGTCTATCCCGTCATGAAGCTGCGCGGCGCGCCACGCGGCGAGCAGCTCGAGATGGGAATCGAGGCGCCGGCGGCCGAACTTCCCCTGGTCCCCTTCGGCGTCTTCCTGGCCCCGGCCGCGGTCGTCGTCCTCGTCTGGGGCGAATCGCTTGTCTCCTGGTACCTCTCCCGCTTCCTGGGGGTCTGA
- a CDS encoding RNA methyltransferase: MRLLTLARDLTRRKARERDGLFVVEGIRTGEELARSPFNVVGVLAAPQLPDNPRGAALLARFVEKGVPVTHVTDREFQSAAETDSPQGFLAVAAIPKENGINLPSDGTFRPLVLDAVQDPGNVGTIIRTAAALGASAVLALPGTVDVWNAKVVRSAMGAHFHFLATGMEWEALQELLRSTRTPLWGADMGGADIATLAPPRRCALVVGNEGSGLSPHVRSALAQVVSLPVTPLVESLNVAVAAGILLYELRHRHS, translated from the coding sequence ATGCGACTCCTGACCCTGGCTCGCGACCTCACGCGCCGAAAGGCGCGCGAACGTGACGGGCTCTTCGTCGTGGAAGGGATCCGCACCGGCGAGGAGCTGGCCAGGTCGCCGTTCAACGTGGTCGGCGTCCTCGCCGCCCCGCAGCTCCCCGACAATCCGCGCGGCGCCGCACTACTCGCCCGCTTCGTGGAGAAGGGGGTACCGGTGACGCACGTCACCGATCGCGAATTCCAGAGCGCCGCCGAGACCGACTCGCCACAGGGATTCCTCGCGGTGGCGGCGATTCCCAAGGAGAACGGGATAAACCTCCCCTCCGACGGCACGTTCCGCCCCCTGGTCCTCGACGCCGTGCAGGACCCCGGCAACGTGGGGACGATCATCCGGACGGCGGCCGCTTTGGGCGCCAGCGCCGTCCTCGCCCTCCCCGGAACCGTTGACGTGTGGAACGCGAAAGTCGTCCGAAGCGCGATGGGGGCGCACTTTCATTTTCTCGCCACCGGGATGGAGTGGGAGGCGCTGCAGGAGCTCCTGCGTTCCACGCGTACGCCGTTGTGGGGGGCCGATATGGGTGGGGCCGACATCGCCACGCTCGCACCGCCGCGCCGGTGCGCGCTGGTTGTAGGGAACGAGGGGAGCGGGCTCTCGCCACACGTGCGCTCGGCGCTCGCGCAGGTGGTCTCGCTCCCCGTCACGCCGCTGGTGGAATCGCTCAACGTCGCCGTCGCCGCCGGCATCCTGCTGTACGAACTTCGTCACCGCCACTCGTGA
- a CDS encoding M48 family metalloprotease has protein sequence MAYSRSPRRPGSYAAVAILAALAGCAISTQQEIQLGADYSQQVNAQLPIINDPEVVRYINVLGDSIARVADDRNLDWHFYIVDSPDVNAFAIPGGFVYVNRGLIQRTTAMNQLAGVLGHEIGHVVRRHSVKQMQKGQGLSMGMMLGCILTPICTNGGDVAVGMAGNLAMASFSRSDEAESDQEGIKYTMRAGIDPRGIPEMFRILIKERNERPSGGIDSWFRTHPLEESRVRATERTLAQYPKAQLDRLTRDTPRFEQFKARLQSLPVAQGRAR, from the coding sequence ATGGCATACTCTCGTTCCCCTCGTCGACCCGGAAGCTACGCTGCCGTCGCGATCCTCGCGGCGCTCGCCGGCTGCGCCATCAGCACGCAGCAGGAAATCCAGCTCGGCGCCGACTACTCGCAGCAGGTCAACGCGCAGCTCCCGATCATCAACGATCCGGAAGTCGTGCGCTACATCAATGTGCTGGGCGACTCGATTGCCCGCGTGGCCGACGACCGGAATCTCGACTGGCATTTCTACATCGTCGATAGCCCCGACGTGAACGCCTTCGCCATCCCCGGGGGCTTCGTGTACGTGAACCGCGGGCTGATCCAGCGCACCACGGCGATGAATCAACTCGCGGGGGTGCTGGGGCACGAGATCGGGCACGTGGTACGGCGGCACAGCGTGAAGCAGATGCAGAAGGGGCAAGGGCTGAGCATGGGGATGATGCTGGGGTGCATCCTGACGCCGATCTGCACCAACGGGGGCGACGTCGCGGTGGGGATGGCGGGGAACCTGGCAATGGCGTCGTTCTCGCGATCCGACGAGGCGGAGTCGGACCAGGAGGGGATCAAGTACACCATGCGCGCCGGGATCGACCCGCGCGGGATCCCGGAGATGTTCCGCATCCTGATCAAGGAGCGCAACGAGCGTCCGTCGGGGGGGATCGACTCGTGGTTCCGGACGCACCCGCTGGAGGAGAGCCGGGTGAGGGCGACCGAACGCACACTCGCGCAGTATCCCAAGGCGCAACTCGACCGGCTCACGCGCGACACGCCGCGCTTCGAGCAGTTCAAGGCGCGGCTGCAATCGCTCCCCGTCGCGCAGGGGCGCGCTCGCTAG
- a CDS encoding outer membrane beta-barrel protein: MRTATMRPSSILRTGLVLVACAFPALAGAQQRSTAGPRALSAGLGGGGVVPVGDFANDVKTGWQVNGHVQYQPAAEGPWAVRAEALYTRSNLTDDAINAGGGLPDQKWTSSILYAGVAAPYFISGRAGTVRPYVIGGLGLYSQTVKFEDTSGVTQSTTESGFGFSGGAGIRFGRATAFFVEARFHQFSITPEGGEKSTGQFIPVSFGFTF, translated from the coding sequence ATGCGCACCGCTACGATGCGTCCTTCCTCGATCTTGCGCACCGGGCTTGTCCTGGTGGCCTGTGCATTCCCTGCCCTGGCCGGGGCGCAGCAGCGCTCCACGGCGGGGCCGCGCGCGTTGAGCGCGGGGCTCGGCGGGGGGGGCGTGGTCCCCGTGGGCGACTTTGCCAACGACGTGAAGACCGGGTGGCAGGTGAACGGCCACGTGCAGTACCAGCCCGCCGCCGAAGGGCCGTGGGCGGTGCGCGCCGAGGCGCTGTACACGCGCTCCAACCTGACCGATGACGCGATCAATGCCGGCGGGGGGCTTCCCGACCAGAAGTGGACGAGCAGCATCCTCTACGCCGGCGTTGCCGCACCCTACTTCATTTCGGGGCGTGCGGGGACGGTGCGGCCGTATGTGATTGGCGGGCTGGGGCTCTACTCGCAGACGGTGAAGTTCGAGGACACGTCTGGGGTGACGCAGAGCACGACCGAGTCGGGGTTCGGCTTCAGCGGGGGCGCGGGGATTCGCTTCGGGCGGGCGACGGCCTTCTTTGTCGAGGCGCGCTTCCACCAGTTCTCCATCACGCCCGAGGGGGGCGAGAAGTCGACCGGTCAGTTCATTCCGGTGTCGTTCGGCTTCACGTTCTAG
- a CDS encoding purine-nucleoside phosphorylase, which translates to MPDRSAAHDRLDQATTFLRGRLPVRSPVAAIVLGSGLGGLAARIEGATRVSYRDIPGFAEPSVEGHAGQLLHGTLGGREVLALAGRFHMYEGHEGDHSAFPVRVVHALGAPTLILSNAAGGIRRTFRPGQLMIVADHINLMFRNPLIGGVVPGDARFPDMSNPYDPALIRQLHECARSLGIRLEEGVYCGLLGPTYETPAEVRMLERLGADAVGMSTVHEVMVARAMGMRCAAVSCITNPAAGTSPHPINHAEVIEVTKVAAHDFERLVEAVVRGL; encoded by the coding sequence ATGCCTGACCGTTCCGCTGCACACGACCGTCTCGACCAGGCGACCACCTTCCTGCGTGGGCGGCTCCCTGTGCGCTCGCCGGTGGCGGCCATCGTCCTGGGCTCCGGATTGGGAGGGTTGGCGGCGCGCATCGAGGGAGCCACGCGCGTCTCGTATCGCGACATTCCCGGTTTTGCCGAGCCCAGCGTGGAAGGGCATGCCGGCCAACTCCTGCACGGGACGCTTGGAGGGCGCGAGGTGCTCGCCCTCGCCGGCCGCTTCCACATGTACGAGGGGCACGAGGGCGATCACTCGGCGTTTCCCGTGCGCGTCGTGCACGCGCTCGGCGCGCCGACGCTCATCCTCTCCAATGCGGCCGGCGGCATCCGCCGCACGTTCAGGCCGGGACAGTTGATGATCGTCGCCGACCACATCAACCTGATGTTCCGCAACCCGCTCATTGGCGGCGTGGTGCCGGGCGATGCGCGCTTTCCCGACATGTCGAACCCGTACGACCCGGCGCTCATCCGCCAGCTGCACGAGTGCGCGCGCTCGCTCGGCATCCGGCTTGAGGAGGGGGTGTACTGCGGCTTGCTGGGGCCGACGTACGAGACACCGGCCGAGGTGCGGATGCTCGAGCGCCTGGGGGCGGACGCCGTGGGGATGTCGACGGTGCACGAGGTGATGGTGGCGCGAGCGATGGGGATGCGCTGCGCCGCCGTCAGCTGCATCACGAACCCCGCGGCGGGGACGAGCCCGCACCCCATCAACCATGCCGAGGTGATCGAGGTGACGAAGGTTGCCGCGCACGACTTCGAGCGGCTGGTGGAGGCGGTGGTGCGGGGGTTGTGA
- the add gene encoding adenosine deaminase, whose protein sequence is MARVITRTLLERLPKAELHCHLDGSLRPETMLDLAREARVAMPRDDAEALADYMLVTDARTLEDYLTRFETTLSVMQTAESLERIAYELAEDAAAEGVRYLEVRYAPILNVAGGLSLGQAVEAPLRGLARAQRDHDIVARVLVCSLRHLPPATSMDLARLAVDYKDQGVVGFDLAGGEVGHPASAHAEAFKYAQSHGLACTCHAGEGDGAASVWQAVHACGACRIGHATRLFEDPSLVQEVNDARIALEICLTSNVQTHAARSYETHPLRQYYDQGLNVVLNTDNRLMSGTNLVDEYQHAAGSLGFDFDELSAIALNGFASAFLPEREREALLQRARTEIEALRDA, encoded by the coding sequence ATGGCACGCGTCATCACCCGCACGCTGCTCGAGCGACTCCCCAAAGCCGAACTGCATTGCCATCTCGACGGGTCGCTGCGCCCGGAGACGATGCTCGACCTCGCGCGCGAGGCACGCGTGGCCATGCCGCGCGACGACGCCGAGGCGCTCGCCGACTACATGCTCGTCACCGACGCGCGCACGCTGGAGGACTACCTCACGCGCTTCGAGACGACGCTCTCGGTGATGCAGACGGCCGAGTCGCTGGAGCGCATCGCCTACGAACTGGCCGAGGATGCCGCCGCGGAAGGCGTACGCTACCTCGAGGTGCGCTACGCGCCGATCCTCAACGTCGCCGGCGGCCTGTCGTTAGGCCAGGCGGTCGAGGCGCCGCTGCGCGGCCTGGCCAGGGCGCAGCGCGACCACGACATCGTGGCCCGCGTGCTGGTCTGCTCGCTGCGCCACCTCCCCCCCGCCACCTCGATGGACCTGGCGCGCCTCGCCGTCGACTACAAGGACCAGGGAGTCGTCGGCTTCGACCTCGCGGGTGGCGAGGTGGGGCACCCCGCGTCGGCCCACGCCGAGGCGTTCAAATACGCACAGTCCCACGGCCTGGCGTGCACCTGCCATGCCGGTGAGGGCGACGGCGCTGCGTCGGTCTGGCAGGCGGTGCATGCCTGTGGTGCCTGTCGCATCGGGCATGCAACGCGACTGTTCGAGGATCCCTCGCTGGTGCAGGAAGTGAACGACGCGCGCATCGCGCTCGAGATCTGCCTGACGAGTAACGTGCAGACGCACGCCGCGCGCTCGTACGAGACGCACCCGCTGCGACAGTACTACGACCAGGGGCTCAACGTCGTCCTCAACACCGACAACCGCCTCATGAGCGGGACCAACCTCGTGGACGAGTATCAGCACGCCGCCGGCTCGCTGGGTTTCGACTTCGATGAACTGTCGGCGATTGCGCTCAACGGCTTCGCCAGCGCCTTCCTCCCCGAGCGCGAACGTGAGGCGCTCCTCCAGCGTGCCCGCACCGAGATCGAGGCGTTGCGTGATGCCTGA